From a region of the Anoplopoma fimbria isolate UVic2021 breed Golden Eagle Sablefish chromosome 16, Afim_UVic_2022, whole genome shotgun sequence genome:
- the dop1b gene encoding protein dopey-2, producing the protein MDPEELELQNDYRYRSYASVIEKALRNFESSSEWADLISSLGKLNKALQSNLRYSLLPKRLIIGKRLAQCLHPALPSGVHLKALETYEVIFKIIGTKWLAKDLFIYSSGLFPLLGHAAMAVKPILLTLYERYYLPLQRALLPSLQAFITGLLPGLEEGLDVYDRTDALLLKLSLLVGQQVFYGALWGSMLVTPMVRLPASVFIVTHFDCKASPRQQTHMLGYDHRLVMKSVCLSLQDSNVLVQRNMLEILLYFFPIAACLDPAEASIAMSGKDMITMVSAAALTLLRRDMSLNRRLYAWLLGADHSKGMVAPHPTLSTTTEEHASFYFSTYSRDFLVQALINILQQQDVESDPESVIGYLRPFRIIISLLDKPEIGPVVLNSVLLEVVRAFYSYCREMLGEESSGLSGNQLASTIKENKNAAEIIKTVNMLVTSMNKEYLWEYMTRRFCTSVSDKKDPPTPPRLERKHPAPSVTEMSDLIIFLLDVLPLELHADIQSQFLPEMLGTMLGTLHSHMDFVGLEDVTQGLRACFKVLSKIQMPVAYMDIEARAQTEDMELQSPEEESKKAQDIEKEGEKDGNVEELNGNHGDEELNRDGGDEAEIADGVYPKLRSEDSGLGISASPSEQHLPPGMRMVEEEENGISKEGEGVWRKGGSVDTMTQCLQDILASITTRYLLVQVEDVGGQEERPQPDLTAASVDEKTLLAGIGGREIKDKLAEMFTPHKLKSRPTSEAQLLAAPTEKKKERGHLGCPDWAAGYMPRGRAEISEACRQAFTATCHLLLECTTFPVYLSEEETLVLHTDMFGHTDFDVHNLPVWLRSLMTLCCLSRDYTIQHIAVSALLELINHSQSLALVIQDKHRRYLGSDCNPLSGQLQMVTVPPIYPPLLRAIEEGTDFYQRVSQVLWNQLDTERREQHISCVELFYRLHCLAPSASICEDIICQALLHKDKAVRLEALHRFTVLWHLTREIQTNRTMSLDHSFDRSLCVVVDSLSCTDGSISAAAQCWLVRALSLNDVIRVLEPILLLLLHPSTQRCSIQSIKQNLTAGNLKVLSNRNRSSTKTSGMSVDSMSTEVTTLNLMNIVDRESLWVELESGPELAKPSDTLVVSRSESEETEEEQEEEGEEEEEEEEEAEEAESEHTESADTSGAQLSTENSSSGSVPYRSVEEGGVVNGLRRVESEHTQASDSLSSEDEEDLELEAMARSRLLKQEREKREAIDSLFRHVLLYPVAGGWRHLLQGLALLDSLLRSSAECPLVNALSCTSLDTSSSAHLNLVSNLLQRHQQAQDGQGFYGSLLSPSSSPSVPPSLLIELLVSLCLRFLRSLYPSYLSLDPLDLQGNREVQVKSVEVLTRIVNQLGCIAHGQEGNGSSVESIHRLLSGCKVQQYALLTLSASMYVSQRVTEKGPSKGAELLDEQGGLSEESLVNLGAGGGPEQFPLQMELLRLLQALIVLESHVWPGGAVSAAASSGQPGEPRESPTATTPLAREWQTAVLFQQSIKAAQYVQSHPITAQGMFVSAAARALQPQYGYAMHPHWVSLLCSSLPYLGRSLGIIMAPLISQICRNLDELVKLYEHDGGKTNQSLSGRRENIAPDYPLTLLEGLTTITHYCLLDNKKSLVACDPVDVRNARNAVIEALPQMLSSMALLWGVVMREEFQRQASDTAQSSKHTSTSVYFKSTKILRQRILEFLVPLTGPYGIQLMASLGAVWSSRRSKRRHKNKVLPVASESRLTIVALVKSLHTLQTDAVLQLVKEVVKKPHQIKGEQKSTLVDIPMLQFSYAYIHSISAQTLQENVAPLLSLLRESVQLNLAPPGHFLLLGILNDFVNRLPNLDNKKDTRDLQEVTQRILEAVGGIAGSSLEQTSWLSRSLEVKVQPQVCPEADELDDAELDGDHEESVAQASTMVSSSAPSAYSVQALVLLAEVLAPLLDMVYRSDEKEKAVPLISRLTYYVFPYLKNHSAYNMPSFEAGSQLLSSLSGYAYTKRAWKKEVFELFMDPLFFTMDVSCAPCWKSIIDHLLTHEKTMFKDLMSMQSGSLKLFTNVDQKPMLLKRQAFAMFSGELDQYHLYLPLIQERLTEALRMNPSPSVSAQIFLMFRVLLVRISSQHLTSLWPIMVTELIRVFARLEKAMQLEKDVSKLAKVVRGAQDRNGPVNFSQAELDMYLSACKFLDTSLAFPPERMPLFQMYRWAFVPEVDVNRYSGPESALIEGEQECTPHVVRVLEGIQQRYGTLNGLSEESSTERLEFPLLTQRSLSSITQLLPFLRTLCCSFQGPPPNSQPMPHLPVADYPAASADTILKRLECITEEEFLDSMES; encoded by the exons ATGGATCCTGAGGAGTTGGAACTGCAGAATGACTACCGCTATCGCAGCTATGCGTCGGTCATCGAGAAGGCGCTGCGAAACTTTGAGTCTTCGAGTGAGTGGGCAGATCTGATCTCCTCCTTGGGCAAACTCAATAAG gCCCTGCAAAGTAACCTTCGCTACTCCCTCCTGCCCAAGAGGCTGATCATAGGGAAGCGTCTCGCCCAGTGCCTGCACCCGGCTCTGCCGAGCGGAGTGCACCTCAAGGCTTTGGAGACCTACGaggtcatttttaaaatcattggAACAAAATGGCTGGCCAAGGATCTCTTTATTTACAG CTCAGGATTGTTCCCACTGTTGGGCCATGCAGCCATGGCAGTGAAGCCTATACTGCTGACACTGTACGAGCGTTACTATCTCCCACTCCAGAGGGCTCTGCTGCCCAGTCTTCAGGCCTTCATAACAGGACTACTGCCGGGTCTGGAGGAGGGATTGGATGTTTACGACAG GACTGATGCCTTGCTGCTGAAGCTGTCGCTGCTGGTGGGTCAGCAGGTGTTCTATGGTGCGCTGTGGGGCAGTATGCTGGTCACCCCCATGGTGCGACTGCCTGCCTCTGTCTTTATAGTCACACATTTTGACTGCAAAGCTTCTCCGCGccagcaaacacacatgctaGGCTACGACCACCGACTGGTG ATGAAGTCGGTGTGTCTTTCTCTGCAAGATTCAAATGTCCTGGTGCAAAGGAACATGCTTGAAATCCTGCTCTACTTTTTCCCCATTGCTGCGTGCCTG GACCCAGCGGAGGCCAGTATTGCCATGAGTGGTAAAGACATGATAACAATGGTATCTGCAGCCGCACTTACCCTACTCCGCAGAGACATGTCCCTCAATAGACGCCTCTACGCCTGGCTCCTAGGTGCTGATCACTCAA aaggaATGGTGGCACCACACCCTACCCTCTCCACCACCACGGAGGAACATGCATCCTTTTACTTCAGCACATATTCAAGAGATTTCCTTGTGCAG GCTCTTATTAACATCCTACAACAGCAGGATGTTGAGAGCGACCCAGAGAGTGTGATTGGGTACCTCAGGCCCTTTCGCATTATCATCAGTCTGCTGGATAAACCGGAGATAG GTCCAGTGGTGTTGAACAGTGTGTTGTTGGAGGTGGTCCGAGCCTTCTACAGCTACTGTCGAGAGATGCTGGGGGAGGAAAGCTCAGGTCTCTCAGGCAACCAGCTAGCCAG TAcaataaaagagaataaaaatgcAGCAGAGATCATAAAGACGGTGAATATGCTCGTGACCTCCATGAACAAAGAATACCTGTGGGAGTACATGACCCGACGCTTCTGCACTTCTGTCAG TGACAAAAAGGACCCACCAACACCTCCTCGACTGGAGCGCAAACACCCTGCTCCGTCTGTCACAGAGATGTCCGATCTCATAATTTTCCTGCTTGACGTTCTCCCTCTG GAGCTTCATGCTGACATCCAGTCCCAATTCCTCCCAGAGATGTTGGGCACCATGCTAGGGACCCTTCACAGCCACATGGACTTTGTTGGCCTGGAAGATGTCACACAGGGTCTACGAGCATGCTTCAAGGTCCTGAGCAAAATCCAGATGCCTGTAGCTTATATGGACATCGAGGCAAGAGCACAGACAGAGGACATGGAATTACAGTCACCGGAGGAGGAAAGCAAAAAGGCTCAG GATatagagaaggagggagagaaagatggcAATGTTGAGGAGTTAAATGGTAACCATGGAGACGAAGAGCTGAACAGAGACGGAGGAGACGAGGCAGAGATTGCAGATGGTGTTTACCCAAAACTCAGGTCCGAAGACAGCGGATTGGGCATCAGCGCCTCACCTTCGGAGCAGCATCTCCCACCAGGGATGAggatggtggaggaggaggagaatggaATCTCCAAAGAAGGCGAGGGAGTGTGGAGGAAGGGAGGCAGTGTAGACACCATGACCCAGTGTCTGCAGGACATCCTGGCCTCCATAACCACAAG ATACCTGTTGGTGCAGGTGGAGGATGTTGGGGGACAGGAGGAAAGACCCCAGCCTGACCTAACTGCAGCGTCCGTGGATGAGAAGACATTGTTGGCGGGCATAGGGGGACGTGAAATTAAAGACAAACTGGCAGAAATGTTCACTCCACACAAGCTTAAATCCCGGCCTACATCTGAAGCCCAGCTCTTAGCAGCCcccacagagaagaaaaaggagcgTGGGCATTTGGGGTGTCCGGACTGGGCGGCTGGCTACATGCCCCGTGGCAGGGCAGAGATCTCTGAGGCCTGTCGACAGGCCTTCACCGCCACCTGCCACCTGCTGCTGGAGTGTACCACCTTCCCCGTCTACCTAAGTGAAGAGGAAACTCTGGTTCTCCACACAGACATGTTTGGCCACACAG ATTTTGATGTCCACAACTTGCCAGTGTGGTTGAGGTCCTTGATGACCCTGTGCTGCCTGTCCAGGGACTACACCATCCAGCACATAGCAGTGTCCGCTTTGTTGGAGCTCATCAACCACTCCCAGTCCTTAGCACTGGTCATCCAGGACAAGCACAGACGCTACCTAGGATCTGACTGTAACCCTCTGAGTGGGCAGCTGCAGATGGTCACTGTGCCACCCATCTACCCTCCTCTGCTTCGTGCCATAGAGGAAGGCACGGATTTCTATCAG AGGGTGTCCCAGGTACTGTGGAACCAGCTGGACACAGAGCGGAGAGAGCAGCACATTTCCTGTGTGGAACTCTTTTACAGGCTTCACTGTTTGGCTCCATCGGCATCCATCTGTGAAGACATCATCTGCCAGGCACTATTGCACAAAGACAAG GCTGTTAGGCTGGAAGCACTACACCGCTTCACAGTTCTATGGCACCTGACCCGGGAGATCCAGACCAACAGAACCATGTCTCTCGATCACTCCTTCGATCG gtctctgtgtgtggtggtggACAGTCTGAGCTGCACAGATGGCTCAATAAGTGCAGCAGCTCAGTGCTGGCTGGTCAGGGCTCTTTCCCTCAACGACGTGATCCGGGTCCTGGAGCCTattctgttgttgctgcttcACCCCTCCACTCAGCGCTGCTCCATTCAGAGCATCAAACAAAATCTCACTGCTG gTAACCTGAAGGTTCTAAGCAACAGAAACCGAAGCTCCACCAAAACCTCTGGGATGTCTGTGGATTCCATGTCAACAGAGGTCACCACCTTAAATCTCATGAACATCGTGGACCGGGAATCCCTGTGGGTAGAGTTAGAAAGTGGCCCAGAGTTGGCCAAACCATCGGACACCTTAGTGGTATCTAGGAGTGAGAGTGAAGAGACggaagaagagcaggaggaagaaggggaagaggaggaggaggaggaggaggaggcagaggaggcagagagtgAACACACTGAGTCAGCCGACACAAGTGGAGCCCAGCTATCCACCGAGAACTCCAGCTCAGGCTCTGTCCCCTACCGCAGTGTCGAGGAAGGAGGTGTTGTCAACGGCCTGCGGAGGGTAGAGTCCGAGCACACGCAGGCGTCTGATTCCCTGTcaagtgaggatgaggaggatttGGAGCTGGAGGCCATGGCCAGGTCTCGCCTGTTAAAACAGGAGCGTGAGAAGAGAGAGGCCATCGACTCCCTGTTCCGCCATGTGCTTCTGTATCCTGTGGCAGGCGGATGGCGCCATCTGCTCCAAGGCTTGGCACTGCTAGACAGCCTGCTGCGAAGCAGTGCTGAATGCCCTCTGGTGAATGCCCTCTCCTGCACTTCTCTGGACACAAGCTCCTCTGCACATTTAAACCTGGTCTCCAACCTCTTGCAGCGCCACCAACAGGCTCAGGACGGTCAGGGCTTCTACGGCAGCCTGctctccccttcttcctccccctcagTGCCTCCATCGTTGCTCATTGAACTGCTGGTGTCCTTGTGCCTGCGATTCCTGCGCTCCCTTTACCCTTCCTATCTGAGCCTGGATCCTCTTGACCTGCAGGGGAACAGGGAGGTTCAGGTGAAGAGTGTGGAGGTGCTGACCCGGATTGTTAACCAGCTTGGCTGCATCGCACATGGACAAGAGGGCAATGGGTCCAGTGTGGAGTCCATCCACAGACTCCTCTCAGGATGTAAGGTGCAGCAATATGCTCTGCTGACACTTTCTGCATCCATGTATGTCAGCCAAAGGGTGACTGAGAAGGGACCATCCAAGGGTGCGGAGCTTCTGGATGAGCAGGGAGGCCTGTCTGAGGAGAGTCTGGTGAATCTTGGAGCAGGAGGTGGACCGGAGCAGTTCCCCTTACAAATGGAATTATTGAGACTCCTCCAGGCTCTCATAGTCCTGGAGTCCCATGTGTGGCCCGGTGGTGCTGTCTCGGCAGCTGCGTCGTCTGGCCAGCCCGGAGAGCCCCGCGAATCCCCAACAGCCACCACCCCGCTTGCTCGTGAATGGCAAACTGCAGTTCTGTTTCAGCAGTCCATCAAGGCAGCCCAGTACGTCCAAAGCCACCCCATCACAGCCCAAGGAATGTTCGTTTCTGCCGCAGCCAGGGCTCTGCAGCCACAGTACGGCTATGCCATGCACCCCCACTGGGTGTCACTGTTGTGCTCCTCTCTGCCATACTTGGGTCGTTCACTGGGCATCATCATGGCTCCACTCATCAGTCAGATCTGCAGGAACTTGGACGAGCTGGTCAAGCTCTACGAGCATGACGGAGGAAAGACAAATCAGAG CCTGAGTGGTAGGAGGGAAAACATTGCTCCTGACTACCCTCTGACTCTGCTAGAAGGCCTGACCACCATTACACACTATTGTCTACTGGACAACAAGAAG TCCTTGGTTGCCTGTGATCCTGTGGATGTCCGTAATGCACGCAACGCTGTGATTGAGGCACTGCCACAAATGCTCAGTAGCATGGCGTTGTTATGGGGCGTGGTCATGAGGGAAGAGTTTCAGAGGCAGGCATCGGACACTGCCCAGAGCAGCAAACACACTTCTACCTCTGTCTACTTTAAAAGCACCAAG ATCTTACGTCAGCGGATACTGGAGTTCCTGGTCCCTCTAACTGGGCCGTATGGGATTCAGCTCATGGCTTCACTGGGAGCAGTGTGGAGCAGCAGAAGGAGTAAAAGGAGACATAAAAACAAG GTTTTGCCAGTGGCCAGTGAGTCTCGTCTAACCATTGTGGCTCTGGTGAAATCCTTGCACACCTTGCAAACAGATGCAGTCTTACAATTGGTCAAGGAGGTGGTGAAGAAACCACATCAGATCAAAGGAGAACAg AAGTCAACCCTAGTAGATATCCCCATGTTACAGTTCAGCTACGCCTATATCCACAG CATTTCAGCTCAGACTCTGCAGGAAAACGTGGCTCCTCTCCTCAGTTTGTTACGGGAGTCTGTTCAGCTAAACCTGGCCCCGCCTGGACACTTCTTGTTGCTGGG AATACTCAATGACTTTGTCAATAGGCTCCCCAACCTGGACAATAAAAAGGACACGAGAGATCTGCAG GAGGTGACTCAGCGGATCCTCGAGGCAGTGGGTGGAATCGCAGGGTCATCTCTGGAGCAGACCAGTTGGCTCAGTCGCAGCCTTGAGGTCAAAGTTCAGCCACAGGTGTGCCCTGAGGCAGATGAACTTGATGACGCAGAGTTGGATGGTGATCATGAGG AGTCGGTGGCTCAAGCTAGCACCATGGTTTCCTCTTCGGCTCCCTCTGCTTATAGTGTCCAAGCTCTTGTACTCCTGGCTGAG GTCTTGGCACCACTTCTGGACATGGTGTACCGCAGTGATGAGAAGGAGAAAGCGGTTCCTCTCATTTCTCGGCTAACGTACTATGTTTTTCCTTACCTGAAGAACCACAG TGCCTACAACATGCCCAGCTTCGAAGCCGGTTCTCAGCTGCTGAGCAGTCTGAGTGGGTATGCCTATACCAAAAGGGCCTGGAAGAAAGAGGTCTTTGAGCTCTTCATGGACCCCCTCTTCTTCACTATGgatgtctcctgtgctccctg TTGGAAATCCATTATTGACCACCTTCTGACTCATGAGAAGACCATGTTTAAAGACCTCATGA GCATGCAGAGCGGCTCCCTGAAACTGTTTACTAACGTGGACCAGAAACCCATGCTGCTGAAGCGCCAGGCATTCGCCATGTTCAGTGGAGAACTGGACCAGTATCACCTGTATCTGCCCCTCATTCAAG AGCGTCTCACTGAGGCTTTGCGTATGAACCCTAGTCCTAGTGTTTCAGCCCAGATTTTCCTGATGTTTCGTGTTCTCCTGGTGCGGATTTCATCCCAGCACCTCACATCTCTTTGGCCGATCATGGTCACAGAACTG attcgCGTATTTGCTCGTCTAGAGAAGGCTATGCAGTTAGAGAAAGACGTCTCAAA GCTGGCTAAAGTGGTGCGGGGAGCCCAGGACAGGAATGGACCAGTGAATTTCTCTCAGGCAGAGTTGGACATGTACCTGTCAGCCTGCAAGTTTCTGGACACCTCCCTGGCTTTTCCTCCAGAGAGGATGCCACTCTTTCAGAT GTATCGCTGGGCCTTTGTCCCTGAGGTGGATGTGAATCGCTACTCTGGGCcagagtctgctctgattgaAGGCGAGCAGGAATGCACACCCCATGTTGTCAGAGTACTGGAGGGGATACAGCAGCGATATGGG